The stretch of DNA GGACAAATGAGCCGAGTCGATAGCGTTGAAATTTCGATCGATAAGGCCGGTGATCGTGCCGATGGAAGCGTACTCGCTTCCGATGCGTTCTTCCCTTTTCCTGATTCCATTGAAGCCGCTGCTGACGCCGGTGTGATTGCTATTATCCAGCCCGGCGGTTCGCGGCGTGATAACGAAGTGATCGAAGCTTGCGACAAGCATGAGATTCCGTTAGTGCTGACCGGACGCCGGCACTTCAAGCACTAGGCCTATCCGCAGATGACCATTCTCGATGACATCTTGGTTCGCACTCGCGAAACCATTGCTGCGGATCAAGCCTCGGTTTCAGCGAATGAACTCGAAGCGTTAGTCGTTGATCTTCCATCGACTCGCGATTTCGTAGCCGCGCTCGCTGCCGGTGATGAAGTTCAGTTGATTGCCGAAGTAAAAAAAGCGAGTCCGTCGGCTGGTTTGATTCGCGAAGATTTCGATCCAGCAACATTGGCCCAGGCATATCGCGATGGCGGTGCGGCTTGTTTGAGTGTGTTGACCGACGAACCGTTCTTTCAGGGTTCGTTGGAATACTTGAAGCAAGTCAGGGCAGCGGTTGATTTGCCGCTGCTTCGCAAAGACTTTATCGTCGACCGGTATCAGCTCCTGCAGGCACGAGCGGCCGGTGCCGATTGCGTGCTGTTGATAGCCGAATGCTTGACCCCAAGCGAGTTGGTTGAACTGCATGATCAAGCGGCGGAATTGGGCATGGCAACGCTTATTGAACTGTTCGAGCCGAGTAATCTAGATGCCGTTTTGGCGACGGGAACTCGGTTGGTGGGCGTGAACAATCGTGATTTGCGGACTTTCAAAACAACCCTTGAACATACGCTGAACCTGCGTCCCTTGATTCCAGAGGATCGGCTTGTCGTTGGCGAGAGCGGGATTCGTACGCATGAGGATGTTATTCGCCTGGGCCAAGGTGGCGTGAAGGCGATTTTGGTGGGCGAGTCGCTGATGCGTCAGCCTAATGTGACCGTGGCGACCAAGCGGCTGCTTGGAATGGCGGTTGATTGAACTAGGATCGTAGGCTGCAACAACAGGATCTCGC from Rubripirellula amarantea encodes:
- the trpC gene encoding indole-3-glycerol phosphate synthase TrpC yields the protein MTILDDILVRTRETIAADQASVSANELEALVVDLPSTRDFVAALAAGDEVQLIAEVKKASPSAGLIREDFDPATLAQAYRDGGAACLSVLTDEPFFQGSLEYLKQVRAAVDLPLLRKDFIVDRYQLLQARAAGADCVLLIAECLTPSELVELHDQAAELGMATLIELFEPSNLDAVLATGTRLVGVNNRDLRTFKTTLEHTLNLRPLIPEDRLVVGESGIRTHEDVIRLGQGGVKAILVGESLMRQPNVTVATKRLLGMAVD